In Paenibacillus ihbetae, the following are encoded in one genomic region:
- the pth gene encoding aminoacyl-tRNA hydrolase, with protein MKWIVGLGNPGPAYEKTRHNVGFMALDALAERHGMKFNQSKCKSVIAEGFIGGTKTVLIKPMTFMNLSGEAVRAYMDYYKASLEDMIVVYDDLDTVVGKIRLRYQGSAGGHNGIKSIIQHTGTQTFNRVRMGISRPEPGYAIVDYVLGAFPKGEREQLQRMVDMTCDALEFSLDHTFEQTMAKFNNA; from the coding sequence ATGAAATGGATTGTCGGATTGGGAAATCCCGGTCCAGCTTATGAGAAAACACGCCATAACGTTGGGTTCATGGCACTGGATGCTCTCGCGGAGCGCCATGGCATGAAGTTCAACCAAAGTAAATGCAAGTCGGTCATTGCCGAGGGCTTTATCGGCGGCACCAAAACGGTGCTGATCAAACCGATGACCTTCATGAATCTGTCCGGCGAAGCGGTGCGGGCCTATATGGATTATTATAAGGCATCGCTCGAAGATATGATTGTTGTCTATGACGATCTCGACACGGTCGTTGGAAAGATCCGTCTTCGGTATCAAGGCAGTGCGGGCGGGCATAACGGCATTAAGTCCATCATCCAGCATACGGGGACCCAGACCTTTAACCGCGTCCGGATGGGCATCTCGAGACCGGAGCCGGGCTACGCCATCGTCGATTACGTCCTCGGGGCATTTCCGAAGGGCGAGCGGGAGCAGCTGCAGCGCATGGTGGACATGACCTGCGATGCGTTGGAGTTCAGCCTGGATCATACCTTTGAGCAGACCATGGCGAAATTCAATAACGCATAG
- the yabG gene encoding sporulation peptidase YabG, with the protein MNLGDLVVRKSYGGDVTFRVEGLRHNLIVIKGTEFRLLADAPADDLIQVPHPAVSERTKQAQIKANETLESLKKRRQEDSERQLASLRNNGGPQAAKGYFDVPGKVLHLDGDPQYLKKSMALYNQLRVPAEGHYVNESAMADTLYRLLPRVRPDIVVITGHDGVLKRRQPYDLYSLDSYKNSHNFVSAIQVARQYERNLDTLVIVAGACQSHFEALLQAGANFASSPGRILIHALDPVYVAAKTAYTSVRETVNINDVIHHTISGSQGVGGIETRGSYRIGLPSLQDLSTLKVTPSVS; encoded by the coding sequence ATGAACTTGGGAGACTTGGTCGTTCGTAAATCCTACGGCGGCGATGTAACGTTCCGGGTAGAAGGATTGCGGCATAATCTTATCGTCATCAAAGGCACGGAATTCCGGCTGCTGGCCGACGCTCCCGCCGATGACCTGATCCAGGTACCGCATCCCGCCGTAAGCGAGCGAACGAAGCAGGCACAGATTAAGGCGAATGAGACGCTGGAGAGCCTGAAGAAGCGCCGACAAGAAGATAGTGAGCGGCAGCTGGCGAGCCTCAGGAATAACGGCGGCCCGCAGGCCGCTAAAGGATATTTCGACGTTCCGGGGAAGGTCCTGCATCTGGACGGGGATCCTCAGTATCTGAAGAAGAGCATGGCGCTGTACAACCAGCTTCGGGTCCCTGCGGAAGGCCATTATGTGAATGAATCGGCGATGGCCGATACGTTGTATCGGCTCCTTCCGCGGGTTCGACCCGATATCGTCGTGATTACAGGCCATGACGGGGTCCTCAAGCGCAGACAGCCGTATGATTTATACAGCCTGGACAGCTACAAAAATTCGCATAACTTCGTATCAGCGATCCAGGTGGCCCGGCAATATGAGCGGAACCTGGACACCTTGGTCATCGTGGCCGGCGCGTGCCAGTCGCATTTTGAAGCGCTGCTGCAGGCAGGAGCCAATTTTGCTAGCTCGCCGGGGAGAATCCTCATCCACGCGCTGGACCCGGTCTATGTGGCCGCCAAGACCGCCTATACGTCCGTTCGCGAAACGGTCAACATCAACGATGTTATCCATCACACGATCAGCGGCAGTCAAGGCGTAGGCGGAATTGAGACCAGGGGTAGCTACCGGATCGGCCTGCCGAGCCTCCAGGACCTGTCTACATTGAAAGTAACGCCTTCCGTCAGCTAA
- the mfd gene encoding transcription-repair coupling factor, whose translation MLQALIDVFSKDSDFKSIAAGIGTGMREQLISGLSGSSRQILMAALHQDQQRPLLVVTHNMFSAQKIADDLQEALSPDQVLLYPANELVAAESAVSSPETLAQRIDVLVRCARGFRGIVVAPFSGVRRLLPAPEVMADARITLHDGGTLELEAFLNQMIEMGYERVERVESRGEMSVRGGIIDFYPMTAAMAYRVELFDEDIDSIRTFDPADQRSIDKVREVVITPCKEIIADSERLNRTAETVTRMLEAQLERMTDRQAKLRLREEIHREVEMLRERIYFPEIYKYISLLYPEKTHLYDYMPKDTILVLDEPARLLETAKQLERDEAEWNLHLLQHGKSLPDLPLSLDTEELIYQHPYQCLLISIFLRQVPRMQPQNIVNFITRGMQDFHGQMNVLKSEMDRWKKSGVQVMMLAGDAERMERMRRVLHDYGIDEPLMFEGHLQNGFEMPSVHAAVITESEMFSSKQRKTRKTTKSMDNAERIKSYTELKVGDYVVHQNHGIGKYMGIGTLEINGIHKDYMHIMYAGGDKLSVPIEQIDLIQKYVGSEDKEPKIYKLGGNEWTRVKNKVRSSVQDIADDLIKLYAERQSAPGYGFDKDTPEQQEFEDMFPYDETPDQLRAIEEIKKDMEQNRPMDRLLCGDVGYGKTEVAVRAAFKAAIEGKQVAVLVPTTILAQQHYETFRERFANYPINIQVLSRFRSRKEQNETIKKVKQGGVDILIGTHRLLSQDIVFKDLGLLIVDEEQRFGVTHKEKLKKLKTNVDVLTLTATPIPRTLHMSMLGVRDLSVIETPPENRFPVQTYVVEHSQTLVREAIERELARGGQVYYLYNRVQGIHEMAAQISMLVPEARVGVGHGQMSETELEKTILDFLDGEYDVLVSTSIIETGVDIPNVNTLIVHDADKMGLSQLYQLRGRVGRSNRIAYAYFTYQRDKVLTEVAEKRLQSIKEFTELGSGFKIAMRDLSIRGAGNLLGAEQHGFIASVGFDLYSQMLAEEIQKRKVSMLGETAAPTKDWNTSIDLGIDAYLPSDYIYDSIQKIEIYKKVASVTTIDESAELEDELLDRFGELPQAVNNLLAVSRLKVYGRTYGIDSITQRGDDVLLQFYEGQDKAVNTAALAQIGNLSERRVQFEQGPAMVIRIKGKGLDDQQLLELLEKFLEAAKEPFNLKGELHNAVKK comes from the coding sequence TTGTTACAAGCACTTATTGATGTATTTTCGAAGGATTCGGATTTCAAATCCATTGCGGCCGGAATAGGAACCGGAATGAGGGAGCAGCTGATATCCGGGTTATCCGGATCCTCCAGGCAAATCCTCATGGCTGCCCTGCATCAGGACCAGCAGCGCCCGCTGCTCGTTGTTACGCATAATATGTTCTCAGCCCAGAAAATCGCTGACGATTTACAGGAGGCGCTTTCACCGGATCAAGTGCTGCTCTACCCGGCAAATGAACTGGTTGCGGCGGAATCGGCCGTATCGAGCCCCGAGACTCTAGCACAGCGGATCGATGTCCTTGTCCGCTGCGCCAGAGGCTTCCGGGGTATTGTCGTTGCGCCGTTTTCCGGCGTGCGCCGGCTGCTTCCGGCTCCGGAAGTTATGGCGGACGCCCGGATTACGCTTCATGACGGAGGAACGCTGGAGCTGGAGGCGTTCCTGAATCAGATGATCGAGATGGGATATGAAAGGGTGGAGCGCGTCGAAAGCCGCGGCGAGATGAGCGTTCGCGGCGGAATCATCGACTTCTATCCGATGACGGCGGCGATGGCTTATCGGGTCGAGCTGTTCGACGAGGACATCGATTCCATCCGAACCTTTGATCCGGCCGATCAGCGATCGATTGATAAGGTTCGGGAAGTTGTCATTACACCGTGCAAGGAGATCATTGCCGATTCGGAACGGCTGAACCGCACGGCCGAAACGGTGACCCGAATGCTGGAGGCGCAGCTCGAGCGGATGACCGACCGGCAGGCCAAGCTCCGGCTGCGGGAAGAAATTCACCGGGAAGTGGAGATGCTGCGCGAGCGAATCTATTTCCCTGAAATCTATAAATATATTTCGCTGCTCTATCCGGAGAAGACGCATCTTTATGACTACATGCCGAAGGATACGATCTTGGTGCTGGATGAGCCGGCAAGGCTGCTGGAAACGGCCAAGCAGCTGGAACGGGACGAGGCGGAGTGGAACCTCCATTTGCTGCAGCACGGTAAATCGCTGCCGGATCTTCCATTGTCGCTGGATACGGAGGAGCTGATTTATCAGCATCCGTACCAATGCCTGCTCATATCCATTTTCCTGCGCCAGGTTCCGAGAATGCAGCCGCAGAATATCGTTAACTTCATTACGCGCGGCATGCAGGATTTCCACGGGCAGATGAATGTATTGAAATCGGAGATGGACCGTTGGAAGAAGTCCGGCGTCCAGGTTATGATGCTCGCCGGCGATGCAGAGCGCATGGAGCGTATGCGCCGGGTGCTGCATGACTATGGCATTGACGAGCCTCTGATGTTCGAGGGCCATCTACAAAACGGCTTCGAGATGCCGTCCGTTCACGCGGCTGTCATTACCGAGAGTGAGATGTTCTCCTCGAAGCAGCGCAAAACCCGCAAAACGACGAAAAGCATGGATAACGCCGAACGCATCAAGAGCTACACGGAGCTTAAGGTCGGCGACTATGTCGTGCATCAAAACCACGGTATCGGGAAATATATGGGGATCGGCACGCTCGAGATCAACGGAATTCATAAGGATTACATGCACATCATGTATGCGGGAGGCGATAAGCTGTCCGTTCCGATCGAGCAGATCGATCTCATTCAGAAATATGTCGGCTCCGAGGATAAGGAGCCGAAGATTTACAAGCTGGGCGGCAATGAATGGACCCGCGTAAAGAACAAGGTCCGATCCTCCGTGCAGGATATCGCCGACGACTTGATCAAGCTGTACGCTGAGCGTCAGTCGGCTCCGGGATACGGATTCGACAAAGATACGCCGGAGCAGCAGGAGTTTGAGGACATGTTCCCTTACGACGAAACGCCGGACCAGCTTCGCGCCATTGAGGAAATCAAGAAGGATATGGAGCAGAACCGCCCGATGGACCGGCTGCTGTGCGGAGACGTCGGCTACGGCAAAACCGAGGTGGCTGTTCGAGCGGCGTTTAAGGCCGCGATTGAAGGCAAACAGGTGGCCGTGCTGGTTCCGACGACCATTCTGGCCCAGCAGCACTATGAAACGTTCCGCGAACGGTTCGCGAACTACCCGATCAACATTCAGGTGTTGAGCCGCTTCCGGAGCCGCAAGGAACAGAATGAAACGATCAAGAAGGTAAAGCAGGGCGGTGTTGACATCCTGATCGGGACGCACCGGCTGCTGTCGCAGGACATCGTCTTTAAGGATCTCGGCCTTCTGATCGTGGATGAGGAGCAGCGGTTCGGCGTAACGCACAAGGAGAAGCTGAAGAAGCTGAAGACCAATGTCGATGTGCTGACATTGACGGCGACGCCGATTCCGCGGACGCTGCATATGTCGATGCTTGGAGTAAGAGACCTGTCGGTTATTGAGACACCGCCGGAGAACCGCTTCCCGGTGCAGACGTATGTCGTGGAGCACAGCCAGACCCTGGTCCGTGAAGCGATAGAGCGCGAGCTGGCCAGAGGCGGGCAGGTCTACTACCTGTATAACCGGGTGCAGGGCATTCATGAGATGGCCGCGCAAATTTCGATGCTTGTTCCTGAAGCGAGAGTCGGCGTGGGCCATGGGCAGATGTCCGAGACCGAGCTGGAGAAGACGATCCTGGACTTCCTTGACGGGGAGTATGATGTGCTCGTCAGCACCAGCATTATTGAGACGGGCGTCGACATACCGAACGTGAATACCCTCATCGTCCACGACGCGGACAAAATGGGATTATCCCAGCTCTACCAGCTGCGCGGGCGGGTAGGACGCTCGAATCGAATCGCCTACGCTTACTTCACATACCAGCGGGATAAAGTGCTTACCGAGGTTGCGGAGAAGCGGCTTCAGTCGATTAAAGAATTTACCGAGCTGGGATCCGGCTTCAAAATCGCGATGCGCGACTTGTCGATCCGGGGCGCGGGCAATCTGCTCGGCGCGGAGCAGCACGGCTTTATCGCTTCGGTCGGTTTCGATCTGTACTCCCAAATGCTGGCGGAGGAAATCCAGAAGCGCAAAGTCAGCATGCTTGGCGAGACGGCTGCGCCGACCAAGGATTGGAACACCTCCATCGACCTGGGGATCGACGCGTATCTGCCGTCGGATTACATTTACGACAGTATTCAGAAGATTGAAATTTACAAAAAAGTGGCTTCCGTCACCACCATTGATGAATCGGCAGAGCTTGAGGACGAGCTGCTTGACCGCTTCGGCGAGCTGCCGCAGGCGGTAAACAACTTGCTTGCGGTTTCCCGATTGAAAGTGTATGGTCGTACGTATGGCATCGACTCCATTACGCAGCGGGGAGACGATGTCCTGCTCCAGTTCTACGAAGGGCAGGATAAGGCAGTCAACACGGCAGCGCTTGCGCAAATTGGAAATCTGTCCGAAAGACGTGTACAATTTGAACAAGGGCCAGCCATGGTTATCCGGATCAAAGGCAAGGGTCTTGACGATCAACAATTGCTCGAATTGCTGGAGAAGTTTCTGGAGGCTGCCAAGGAGCCATTTAACCTGAAGGGAGAACTACACAATGCCGTCAAGAAATAA
- the glmU gene encoding bifunctional UDP-N-acetylglucosamine diphosphorylase/glucosamine-1-phosphate N-acetyltransferase GlmU translates to MKRFAIVLAAGQGKRMKSKLYKVLHPVCGKPMVGHVLQTVQQVNCERSVVVVGHGAEAVRTYLQDAAEYVLQEQQLGTGHAVKQAKDLLGEEDGSTIVICGDTPLVTSSTLENLLKLHESNNAAATVLTAHMDNPKGYGRVIRGGDDSVQRIVEQKDCSPAEDAVTEINTGTYCFDNKKLFAALEKVTNQNAQQEYYLTDCIGILKEAGETVLAYQTDDYAESIGVNDRLALSEAEGFMRERINRMHMLNGVTIIDPASTYIGADVTIGADTVLYPGTVLKGNTVIGENCVIGPNSDIEDSAIADGASVKHSVLSKAEVGARTSVGPFAYLRPGAKLGEDVKVGDFVEVKNATIDNGSKVSHLSYVGDAKVGKNVNIGCGAITVNYDGYNKSVTEIEDDAFIGSNVNLIAPVKVGKGAFVVAGSTITQSVDENDLAIARQRQENKPGYAEKIRARAKAKKNRES, encoded by the coding sequence TTGAAAAGATTTGCTATTGTGCTCGCCGCTGGGCAGGGCAAACGTATGAAATCCAAACTATATAAAGTGCTGCATCCTGTTTGTGGCAAGCCGATGGTAGGACATGTACTGCAGACGGTACAGCAGGTAAACTGTGAGCGCAGCGTTGTGGTGGTTGGACATGGCGCGGAAGCCGTTCGCACGTACCTGCAGGACGCAGCGGAATATGTTTTACAAGAGCAGCAGCTCGGAACGGGCCACGCTGTGAAGCAAGCCAAGGATCTTCTTGGCGAGGAAGACGGCTCGACGATCGTCATTTGCGGAGACACGCCGCTTGTGACGTCAAGCACGCTGGAAAACTTGCTGAAACTGCACGAAAGTAATAACGCAGCGGCAACGGTATTGACGGCGCATATGGATAACCCGAAGGGCTACGGCCGGGTCATTCGCGGCGGCGATGACAGCGTGCAGCGGATCGTAGAGCAGAAGGACTGCAGCCCAGCTGAGGATGCGGTCACTGAGATTAATACCGGTACCTATTGTTTTGATAATAAAAAGCTATTTGCTGCACTGGAGAAAGTGACGAACCAGAACGCGCAGCAGGAATATTATCTGACCGATTGCATCGGTATCCTGAAGGAAGCCGGCGAAACCGTGCTTGCTTATCAGACCGATGATTACGCGGAGTCGATCGGCGTCAATGACCGGCTTGCCCTCTCCGAAGCCGAAGGCTTCATGCGGGAGCGCATTAACCGTATGCATATGCTGAACGGGGTTACGATCATCGATCCGGCGTCGACGTATATCGGTGCGGATGTGACCATCGGTGCGGATACCGTGCTGTATCCGGGAACGGTGCTGAAGGGCAATACCGTCATCGGTGAGAACTGCGTAATCGGACCGAACTCGGATATTGAGGATTCTGCCATCGCGGACGGTGCCAGCGTTAAGCATTCGGTGCTGAGCAAGGCGGAGGTCGGAGCACGCACATCGGTAGGCCCGTTTGCGTATCTTCGTCCGGGCGCCAAGCTGGGCGAGGACGTGAAGGTGGGAGACTTTGTCGAGGTGAAGAATGCTACGATCGACAATGGCTCGAAGGTGTCGCATCTTAGCTATGTCGGCGACGCCAAGGTCGGGAAAAACGTCAATATCGGCTGCGGTGCGATTACGGTCAACTATGATGGTTATAATAAGTCCGTTACCGAAATTGAGGACGACGCATTTATCGGCAGCAATGTCAATTTGATTGCTCCGGTCAAAGTCGGCAAAGGCGCGTTTGTGGTTGCCGGCTCGACCATTACCCAGTCGGTTGACGAGAATGATCTGGCCATCGCAAGACAGCGTCAGGAGAACAAGCCGGGTTATGCGGAGAAGATCCGGGCGCGAGCTAAAGCCAAGAAGAACAGGGAATCGTAA
- the ispE gene encoding 4-(cytidine 5'-diphospho)-2-C-methyl-D-erythritol kinase — MKIYEKAPAKINLMLDVLYKRPDGFHEVEMVMTMIDLADRLEMSEQKRDTIIITSQAGYIPLDEKNLAFQAARLIKERYDVRKGVHIHLDKKIPVAAGLAGGSSDAAATLRGLNRLWGLNIPKEELLKLGAELGSDVPFCVSGGTALATGRGEVLKPIPSPPQCWVIVAKPPINVSTAEVYGRLRSDQIQVHPSAERMIGALEQGSFHQMCKELGNVLEEVTLKMHPEVQQLKEGMLKLGADGALMSGSGPTVFGLVSKESKVARIYNGLRGFCKEVYAVRLLTGGNA, encoded by the coding sequence TTGAAAATATACGAAAAAGCACCGGCCAAAATCAACCTGATGCTGGATGTGCTCTATAAGCGCCCGGACGGGTTCCATGAGGTGGAAATGGTCATGACCATGATTGACCTTGCCGACCGGCTCGAAATGTCGGAGCAGAAGCGGGATACCATCATCATAACGTCCCAGGCGGGTTACATCCCTCTGGACGAGAAGAATTTGGCCTTTCAGGCAGCAAGACTCATTAAAGAGCGGTACGACGTGCGAAAAGGTGTACATATCCACCTCGACAAGAAAATTCCGGTAGCAGCGGGATTGGCAGGAGGCAGCAGCGATGCGGCGGCGACCTTGCGGGGCCTAAACCGCCTCTGGGGTTTGAATATCCCGAAAGAAGAGCTGCTTAAGCTCGGAGCCGAGCTCGGCTCCGACGTGCCCTTCTGCGTGAGCGGCGGAACTGCCCTGGCTACCGGGCGGGGCGAGGTGCTAAAGCCGATCCCCAGCCCGCCTCAGTGCTGGGTAATCGTGGCGAAGCCGCCGATCAACGTATCGACGGCAGAGGTGTACGGACGTCTTCGCAGCGACCAAATCCAGGTGCATCCGTCGGCGGAGCGAATGATCGGGGCGCTCGAGCAGGGCAGCTTCCACCAGATGTGCAAAGAGCTCGGAAACGTGCTGGAGGAGGTTACCCTGAAGATGCATCCTGAGGTTCAGCAGCTGAAGGAAGGGATGCTGAAGCTGGGCGCGGACGGCGCGCTGATGTCCGGCAGCGGACCGACCGTCTTTGGCCTGGTATCCAAGGAGTCAAAGGTCGCACGGATTTATAACGGCCTCCGAGGATTCTGCAAGGAGGTTTATGCGGTCCGCCTGCTAACCGGAGGAAATGCATAA
- the veg gene encoding biofilm formation stimulator Veg — MAKNALLEIKRSLDAHLGQKITLRANGGRRKTVERTGVLEETYPSVFIVKLDQDQQTFKRVSYSYADILTETVEIMVTGDDNQMRITYIKS; from the coding sequence ATGGCTAAAAATGCGCTGTTGGAAATCAAACGCAGTCTCGATGCCCATTTAGGGCAAAAAATTACGCTTCGGGCTAACGGTGGCCGCCGTAAGACCGTCGAGCGTACTGGTGTTTTGGAAGAAACGTACCCTTCTGTTTTCATTGTTAAGCTGGATCAAGACCAGCAGACCTTTAAACGCGTGTCTTACAGTTATGCCGATATTCTGACCGAAACCGTGGAAATCATGGTGACCGGCGATGACAACCAGATGCGAATCACCTATATCAAGTCATAA
- the purR gene encoding pur operon repressor: MKKLKRSERLVDMTQYLLSEPHTLIPLTTFAERYSAAKSSISEDLAIIKDVFENEGLGELQTLAGAAGGVRYIPKLRRDHALAFAEELCRQLQQSDRILPGGYLYMSDLLGQPSLMNEAGKIIATAFSDREIDVVMTVETKGIPLAYATAAQLNLPVVLVRRDHQVTEGSAVSINYVSGSHKSIHTMSLSRRALKERSRVLIVDDFMKAGGTIQGMVDLLGEFNAEVAGVGVLVESGAVENEERLLQDYISLARLSDVDAKTKMITVNPGNYFEK; encoded by the coding sequence GTGAAAAAATTAAAACGAAGCGAACGATTGGTCGATATGACCCAATATTTACTATCAGAACCGCATACGTTGATTCCCTTGACGACGTTCGCCGAGCGTTATAGTGCGGCCAAGTCGTCCATCAGCGAGGACTTGGCGATTATTAAGGACGTGTTCGAAAACGAGGGGCTTGGAGAGCTTCAGACGCTCGCTGGCGCCGCAGGAGGCGTACGATATATTCCGAAGCTGCGCAGAGACCACGCCCTCGCTTTTGCCGAGGAGCTGTGCAGGCAGCTTCAGCAGTCGGACCGGATTCTGCCGGGAGGCTATCTCTACATGTCCGACCTGCTTGGTCAGCCGTCGCTTATGAACGAAGCGGGCAAAATTATTGCCACCGCGTTCTCCGACCGGGAGATCGACGTGGTGATGACCGTGGAGACGAAAGGCATTCCGCTCGCCTATGCGACCGCGGCACAGCTTAACCTGCCGGTCGTACTAGTCCGCCGGGACCATCAAGTGACGGAAGGATCGGCCGTAAGCATCAATTACGTTTCCGGCTCCCATAAGAGCATCCATACGATGTCGCTGTCCCGCCGGGCCCTCAAGGAGCGCTCCCGCGTCCTTATCGTGGATGATTTCATGAAGGCCGGAGGCACCATTCAGGGAATGGTCGATCTGCTCGGCGAATTTAATGCCGAAGTCGCAGGAGTGGGCGTATTGGTGGAATCAGGGGCCGTAGAGAACGAGGAGAGACTTCTTCAAGACTATATTTCGCTCGCCCGGTTGAGCGACGTGGACGCCAAAACCAAGATGATTACGGTGAATCCTGGAAATTATTTCGAGAAATAA
- a CDS encoding ribose-phosphate diphosphokinase, which translates to MTYLDSKLKIFTCNSNPKLAHQIADYIGIPMGESLTTSFSDGEIQVKLSESVRGCHVYVVQSTCLPVNDNLMELLVMVDALKRASAKSINVVIPYYGYARQDRKARSRDPITAKLVANLIEKAGAHRVITMDLHAMQIQGFFDIPVDHLLGVPILAQYFRSKQIENPVVVSPDHGGVVRARKLADFLNAPLAIIDKRRPEPNVSEVMNIIGHIEGKTAILIDDIIDTAGTIVLGANALMEGGVKEVYACCTHPVLSGPAHERLENSPLKEVVVTDTIPITHPNPSSKLTVLSVAPLMGEAIIRVHEELSISKLFEIE; encoded by the coding sequence ATGACTTATCTTGATTCTAAATTAAAAATATTTACGTGTAATTCCAATCCAAAGCTCGCCCATCAAATCGCCGACTATATCGGTATTCCGATGGGAGAATCGCTTACGACCAGCTTTAGCGACGGCGAAATTCAAGTAAAGCTCTCCGAAAGCGTGCGCGGCTGCCATGTCTATGTTGTGCAGTCCACATGCCTTCCGGTGAATGACAACTTGATGGAGCTGCTGGTTATGGTGGATGCGCTCAAACGGGCATCGGCAAAGAGCATCAACGTGGTCATCCCGTATTACGGATATGCCCGTCAAGACCGCAAGGCTCGTTCGCGTGATCCGATCACCGCCAAGTTGGTGGCGAATCTGATTGAGAAAGCCGGCGCTCACCGCGTCATTACGATGGACCTGCATGCGATGCAGATCCAGGGATTTTTCGATATTCCGGTGGATCACTTGCTGGGTGTTCCGATTCTCGCCCAATATTTCCGTTCGAAGCAAATCGAGAACCCTGTCGTCGTATCCCCGGACCATGGCGGCGTCGTTCGGGCAAGGAAGCTTGCCGATTTCCTGAATGCTCCGCTGGCTATTATCGATAAGCGGCGGCCGGAGCCGAACGTCAGCGAAGTGATGAACATCATCGGACATATCGAGGGCAAAACCGCGATTCTGATCGACGATATTATCGATACCGCCGGCACGATCGTTCTTGGTGCCAATGCGCTGATGGAAGGCGGCGTGAAGGAAGTGTATGCTTGCTGTACGCATCCGGTGCTGTCCGGCCCTGCCCATGAACGCTTGGAGAACTCGCCGCTGAAGGAAGTTGTCGTGACGGACACCATTCCGATCACACATCCGAATCCGAGCAGCAAGCTGACCGTGCTGTCTGTTGCCCCGCTCATGGGAGAAGCGATTATCCGGGTTCACGAGGAATTATCCATCAGCAAATTGTTCGAAATAGAATAA
- a CDS encoding small, acid-soluble spore protein, alpha/beta type encodes MGRRRRSIMSEQLKTELAKELGFYDTVEKEGWGGIRAKDAGNMVKRAIELAERAAKKSDL; translated from the coding sequence ATGGGCCGGAGAAGACGCAGTATTATGTCAGAGCAGCTCAAGACTGAATTGGCAAAAGAGCTTGGATTCTACGATACGGTGGAAAAGGAAGGCTGGGGCGGCATTCGCGCGAAGGACGCGGGCAATATGGTGAAGCGTGCGATTGAGCTTGCGGAGCGGGCCGCCAAGAAATCCGATCTCTAA
- a CDS encoding anti-sigma-F factor Fin family protein, giving the protein MAITYVCRHCRAFQGRIDSSVITEEKLGFDSLTPEERKDIIAYDLNGDVMVKVTCDHCREALEAHPELSLLANPLQ; this is encoded by the coding sequence ATGGCGATAACCTACGTTTGCAGACATTGTCGAGCCTTTCAGGGCCGGATTGATTCGAGCGTCATTACGGAAGAAAAGCTCGGATTCGATTCCTTGACCCCTGAGGAGCGCAAGGATATAATAGCGTATGATTTGAACGGCGACGTGATGGTTAAGGTCACCTGCGACCACTGCAGGGAGGCGCTTGAAGCCCATCCGGAGCTGAGTCTTTTGGCAAATCCCCTTCAATAA
- the spoVG gene encoding septation regulator SpoVG, with protein sequence MQITDVRLRRVNSEGRMKAIASITIDNEFVVHDIRVIDGNNGMFVAMPSKRTPDGEFRDIAHPISSGTREKIQSAVLAEYERAATEEEVIEEGA encoded by the coding sequence ATGCAAATTACGGATGTCAGACTCCGCCGTGTTAACTCTGAGGGGAGAATGAAGGCAATCGCATCCATTACCATCGATAATGAATTTGTCGTTCACGACATTCGCGTCATCGACGGAAACAATGGAATGTTTGTTGCAATGCCGAGCAAACGCACTCCGGACGGAGAATTCCGCGATATTGCCCATCCCATTTCTTCGGGTACCCGCGAGAAGATTCAATCGGCTGTCCTGGCCGAGTATGAGCGTGCGGCTACAGAAGAAGAAGTGATTGAAGAAGGCGCTTAA